In Vanessa atalanta chromosome 19, ilVanAtal1.2, whole genome shotgun sequence, one DNA window encodes the following:
- the LOC125071570 gene encoding cuticle protein-like, with protein sequence MAFKLVVLVCAFVAAQAGVIAPVSYTAHPASVAYAAAPVVHAAPAASIVHSAPIAYSAPVAKLAADPVAVEEYDSHPQYSFAYDVQDGLTGDSKSQHETRDGDVVQGSYSVVDPDGTKRTVDYTADPHNGFNAVVHKELIAVKTVAAVAKIAAPVAYATAPVVHAAPVVHAAPVVHTPPVVHHAPVVHAAPFSYSSPVFVVFACLVAAVSAGIIPAASVTYAAPTYHTAPVAYSTAPITKFAYSSPVAYPVAKLAAEEYDAHPQYSFAYDVQDELTGDSKSQHETRDGDVVQGSYSVVDPDGTKRIVDYTADPQNGFNAVVRKEALSVKVAAPIVAKVATPVAYAAPVAKLASVVHTAPLTYAAAPVVHAAPVAYSAPFYHH encoded by the exons ATGGCGTTCAAG CTCGTTGTCTTGGTTTGCGCTTTTGTCGCTGCCCAAGCTGGCGTGATCGCCCCTGTCTCTTACACTGCACATCCAGCGTCGGTCGCATATGCTGCTGCACCCGTAGTGCACGCTGCTCCAGCCGCGTCCATTGTGCATTCTGCTCCCATCGCCTACTCTGCTCCAGTAGCAAAACTCGCTGCTGATCCCGTTGCCGTCGAAGAATACGATTCCCATCCTCAATACAGTTTCGCTTACGATGTTCAAGACGGTCTTACTGGAGACTCCAAGAGCCAGCACGAAACTCGCGATGGTGACGTAGTCCAGGGCTCGTACTCTGTCGTCGACCCTGACGGTACAAAGCGCACTGTTGACTACACCGCTGATCCACACAATGGTTTTAATGCGGTCGTACACAAAGAGCTCATAGCCGTAAAAACCGTAGCTGCCGTAGCTAAAATTGCAGCTCCTGTTGCCTACGCTACTGCTCCTGTAGTTCATGCTGCCCCAGTggtccacgctgctccagtagTCCATACACCTCCTGTCGTACATCATGCTCCAGTAGTTCACGCAGCTCCTTTTTCCTATTCTTCTCCGGTT ttTGTCGTCTTTGCCTGCTTAGTAGCCGCCGTTAGCGCTGGTATAATTCCAGCTGCTTCTGTCACCTACGCTGCGCCAACATACCACACAGCTCCCGTGGCATACTCTACGGCTCCTATTACTAAGTTTGCTTACAGCAGTCCAGTAGCTTATCCTGTAGCAAAACTTGCCGCTGAGGAATACGACGCTCACCCTCAATACAGTTTTGCTTACGATGTACAAGACGAACTTACGGGAGACTCTAAGAGCCAGCACGAAACCCGTGACGGCGATGTCGTCCAAGGCTCGTACTCCGTTGTTGATCCCGATGGTACGAAGCGTATCGTGGACTACACAGCTGACCCCCAAAATGGGTTTAACGCGGTTGTGCGCAAAGAGGCTCTCAGTGTGAAGGTAGCAGCTCCAATCGTAGCTAAAGTCGCCACACCCGTTGCCTACGCTGCTCCCGTCGCTAAGCTCGCCTCTGTCGTACACACCGCCCCCCTTACCTACGCAGCCGCCCCCGTTGTACATGCCGCACCTGTGGCTTACTCTGCTCCTTTCTACCACCactaa